tgggactggtggatagggaaggttggtaatgggactggtggatagggaagggttggtaatgggaccggtggatagcggaaggattggtaatgggactggtggataggggaaggttggtaatgggactggtggatagggaaggattggtaatggacttgtggatagggaagggttggtaatgggactggtggatagcggaaggattggtaatggactggtggatagggaagggttggtaatggactggtggatagggaaggattggtaatggactggtggatagggaagggttggtaatgggactggtggatagggaagagttggtaatggactggtggatagggaagggttggtaatgggaccggtggataggggaaggattggtaatgggactggtggatagggaaggctggtaatgggaccggtggatagggaagagttggtaatgggactggtggatagggaatggttggtaatgggactggtggatagggaaggattggtaatggactggtggatagggaagggttggtaatgggactggtggatagggaagagttggtaatgggactggtggatagggaaggctggtaatgggactggtggatagggaaggttggtaatgggactggtggatagcgaaggattggtaatgggactggtggatagggaagggttggtaatgggactggtggatagggaagggttggtaatgggactggtggataggggaaggattggtaatgggactggtggataggggaaaggttggtaatgggactggtggatagcggaaggattggtaatgggactggtggataggggaaggattggtaaagggactggtggataggggaagggttggtaatggactggtggatagggaagggttggtaatgggactggtggaaagggaaggactggtaatgggactggtgaatagaggaaggattggtaatgggactggtggataggggaagggttggtaatgggactggtggataggggaagggttggtaatgggactggtggataggggaagggtttataatgggactggtggataggggaaggattggtaacgggactggtggataggggaagggttggtaatgggactggtggatagggaaggttggtaatggactggtggttagggaagggttggtaatgggactggtggatagggaaggattggtaatgggactggtggataggggaaggattggtaatgggactggtggatagtggaagtgttggtaatgagagtggtggagaggggaagggttggtaatgggactggtggataggggaaggatttgtaatgggactggtggataggggaagggttggtaatgggactggtggataggggaagagttggtaatgggactggtggatagcggaagggttggtaatgggactggtggataggggaaggattggtaatgggactggtggataggggaagggttggtaatgggactggtggatagcggaaggattggtaatgggactggtggatagcggaaggattggtaatgggactggtggataggggaaggcatggtaatgggactggtggataggggaaggattggtaatgggactggtggataggggaagggttggtaatgggactggtggatagcggaaggattggtaatgggactggtggataggggaagggttggtaatgggactcgtggataggggaaggattggtaatgggactggtggataggggaagggttggtaatgggactggtggatagcggacgagttggtaatgggactggtggataagggaagggttggtaagtggactggtggataggggaaggattggtaatggactggtggatagggaagggttggtaatgggagtggtggatagggaagagttggtaatggactggtggatagggaagggttggtaatgggactggtggataggggaaggattggtaatgggactggtggatagggaagggttggtaatggactggtggatagggaagagttggtaatggactggtggatagggaagggttggtaatgggactggtggatagggaaggttggtaatgggactggtggatagcggaaggattggtaatgggactggtggataggggaaggcttggtaatgggactggtggatagaggaaggattggtaatgggactggtggatagaagaagggttggtaatgggactggtggataggggaaggattggtaatgggactggtggataggggaagggttggtaatgggactggtggatagggaaggattggcaatggtggatagcggaaggattggtaatggactggtggatagaggaagggttggtaatgggactggtggatagcggaaggattggtaatgggactggtggataggggaaggattggtaatgggactggtggatagggaaggattggtaatgggactggtggatagggaagggttggtaatgggactggtggatagggaaggattggtaatgggactggtggatagggaagggttggtaatgggactggtggatagcgaaggattggtaatgggactggtggatagggaaaggattggtaatgagactggtggataggggaaggattggtaatgggactggtggataggggaagggttggtaatcggactggtggataggggaagggttggtaatgggactggtggatagcggaaggattggtaatgggactggtggataggggaaggcttggtaatgggactggtggataggggaaggcttggtaatgggactggtggataggaaggttggtaatgggactggtggatagcgaaggattggtaatgggactggtggatagcgggagaattggtaatgggactggtggataggggaaggattggtaatgggactggtggataggggaagggttggtaatgggactggtggataggggaagagttggtaatgggactggtggataggggaaggattggtaatgggactggtggataggggaaggattggtaatgggactggtggataggggaagggttggtaatgggactggtggataggggaagagttggtaatgggactggtggataggggaatggttggtaatgggactggtggataggggaaggattggtaatgggactggtggataggggaagggttggtaatgggactggtggataggggaagagttggtaatgtaagtaaagccacaaatttggcccatcgtggCAACCGGGTTAAGGAATGGACCTAGAAATTCTACAAAAGAATGGTGCTTCAATAGACACTGATTAAACAGCCCAGGCATGAATGCGTCTTTTTGAAGAGAACATACGTGGCAAATATCATGCAGCACAAACATGTATGTAATTTCTTAAAAAAAAGGTTATCTGGATCGGTCCACCCACCAAAAATATTACCTATATATGTAGCAGACTCCTACTTTCACAATTGGTCTGGCAAGTAAATAACAGCAACAAACAAACCAATGCATGAACTCACACTACACCACCATTCTTTAAACTCCATCCACTGTTTACGGATGCTCAGACCAGCCACTGACCACAATTGTTTCCTAATGAAACACTGTTACAAAAATGTTTCCTAACGAGGCACCCCTAAAGTTAAATCTTCAACTGGAACTTTTAAAAAAAATTCCACTTCTGATTATGCAATAGTTTTTGGGAAGAGCAGCAATGGACAAATTTTTTAAAACAATTCATTCTccaaaaaactataaaaaaaagttttaaaTGACTCCAAAACTTTAACATTGCACATTGTCACACAGCTACACCTTTTACCCCTCTTGCCTCCAAGGTCTCACTTACCAGACGTTTCAAGAAGGAAGTGAGCACATTGCCAGGGCACACAGTGCTTATCTTACAGGGCAACACTGCATGTCAAAACATACTTCCTTGGAAAGTCCAGTTTCTTACAGGGAACAGAGAAGGCAATGTCCGATTTcagctttttttattcctttatatgCTTCATCGACAAGGAATACAAATAAGCATCTAAAAGAGGAATCCATTAATGCAACTGATGAATGTACCATTATGTGAATTGATTGTGTCCTCAGTAGCACTACCAAGCCTTATTATTTAGTTTGAAGGTCACTCCTGAAACGCTGGAGGTCACaaacgcttacacacacacacactaccttgcAGGCTACTCTTCGCTAATGAACTGAACCTCGGCGCTGGAGCAAACTAACGAATGTGCAAACTACAATTTTTCACTTAATCTCTTAATTTAACCTTTCAACAATATATCTACTCCATTCCAGAAACTTAAGGTGATAGGAACTCTAGTCTATGCAATGTACTATAAACCTCATGTTCAGAAGCTTGAAATTAAGTAAAGGAGTGTCAAGTCGAAGAAAAGGATGACAACCTGATGAAAAACTTGTGCAAAGTGAAATCAAAGGTCAGaacaagaatatgaaagaaaaacatggaaaatagcagagtgaagaagagggaatgTGTTCACAAGTCAGAGTATGTAATAGCGAGATGAATCATATGCAGGGTACAATGACTGTGCCTAGACAGAGTTTTTGTTGTCAATGCAATTACTTTGAAAGAGGATCACCCTAAGGAGTGGGTATCTGAGATCGATTCATTGACTGATTGGGGTATGTCTTCATGACGCCACAACTTCAGCGGTCATGTGGCGCCGGGTATTTGAGAAATGGATAGAAAAGCATAAAGGTAAACCATGAGGAACCTGCTATCAACCAGAATGCAAATAAAGGACTTGTTAGCTCCATCAAGGTGAGCTGTTTCTTTGCATTATCAAACAAGCAGTCAAAAGCCAATTCATAGCAATATTAACTAATGACTGAACTAATATAATTGTGATACTATTCATGTTGCCTTCAATACAAACAATCTATCACTCCCTCATTGGAAAGACATTTAGCATGAATCAGTACAATCTAAAATAAAATATCAGCAATACATATCTCATCCGTATAAATAAGAATCAAACTGATAAAATGAGTTTTCCTACGGTGAATGCTACAAATATTCATAGGATTCCTACCATGAGTGCTACAAATATTCATAGGATTCCTATCATGAGTGCTACAAATATTCATAGCAGAGCAAAGCATCTATGAGTTTCATAAATAATGTATATCCTCATGCATCTGCAGCATCACCTTTACAAATAGTTTACAAAACAATCTTAGCAGTTAATGTCACCTTACCTATATTTCACGTACAAATAACCACCACAAGTggatggaagagatggaggaacatGGATATATACTTAGAacgaaatgtataaaaaaatatagttacaGGCACACCTCCTTCAACTACCTTCTGGACCACAAACATCAAAGCACTTTGTGTCACGGTGAAGCAGCCCCGCTGAAGAGCGCCTCAAGGGAGGCCTCCGTGCAAGGTGTCACGCTCAAAAGATGTATGTGGTCTAATTATTGTCTTTAAAACAAGTACACAAGATACTCTCACTGCCGCAAGTAGCTAAAGAATACAAAATCTAAACAAAAATGCACCACTTAAAACCAATAAAACTGCACACACACAATATTACTGCTTTAAAAATATTGGTCATATGAACATGAAAAATCAAGGCTTCCTTTAGAGTGTCTAAGGTGCACTTAGTTCCTCTCTGGCAGAGGTGTAGGCTACAGTGGGTAACCATCTCCTGTATGCAATGTGAGGGCTCCTATAAGGGTGGAAGCAGCTCGATGGGAGTGGAGAACTTGAAGTCCTCCGGGAACAGTTCTTTGGCATGAGGGTACATGAGCTTGTAGGACTGCCTGATGGTCACGTCGGCCACACCCGCTATGTCTCCAATGTCCTTCTGGGTCCTCTTGTCATCAGATGCCTGGCACAACACAATCATTAGTTACACCACAGGAATGCAGACAAATATGGATACTCCTGAATAGTTTACCTTCCTGTGTAAAATAACGTTTGCTTTTTCATCAATTTCTCAATCCAAAAATAGGAAGCATCTGACAGCACAGCCTTAGGTTTTAAGTGTATGATTGTAGAAGTGCCTTTAGCGTTAACCTTTCCATCCAGTAACACCAAAGTTACTATAAAAGCAAAGGTGAACAGATAAAATGTATATGAAAACTTCAAggtaatataaagaaaaagaatatgacaGGGCAAAATAGGGGGAGTAAGTATTTTGGCAACCTTTCTTGACAAATGTTACTAATTCATGGCCTGATGCTACTGCTAAGATAAAGTGTCTGAAATAACAGtgtaaagataagaaaaggaaatgaatatgGGAGAATACCTGATGCCAATATGAAATtaaataatttaacagaaatcTCATTACTGATATTGATAAACATTCTTCCTACACCTGCACCAACCTTGTGACAACGTGACCCACCTGTGAAGCCATGTAGATAGCAGCAGCAGCCACAGAGATGGGCGACCTGCCCGGCACGATGTCCAGATCAACAGCCTTGCGTGCGATGTGGGTGGCAGCCTTCTGGGCAAAGGTGGGCAGGCCGAGGTTTGAGCAGAAGCGGGACATGAAGTCACCGGTGGTGATAAGGTCCACCTGCGTCTCCAGTGCCTTGAGGATTAGCTTGAAGCAGCGGCCAATCTCCTTCTTGCTGATCTTGCTCACAGCACAGATCTCCTGCAGCATTCAGAAGAGTGTCATGAGTGTATGAAAGTGACAAACAGAGAGCAGGGGAATGTGTCAGTTGAATGTACTACCAATTCACGATAATATTATTTGATGGGGAATGGGTCCGAGAACTTGAAAAGAAAGTGTTTAACAGTGACCATACCAAGGAGTTGATCTGAGTTTGAATACTCATCACAGCAGTGTGCCATTCACCCCCTCTCATATCAGAGGAACCCAAGTATGCACAGAGAAGGGCACCACCAACCAGGCCTTAGTCTTACATCTCCCAGGTGCGTGCACAAGTACAAGCTGACTAAACGCTTAAGTAACATGTCAGCACTATAACTATTACTAGCCAGAGAGTACCATGAGAACCAGTAAATGAAAAgagtttaaccccttcactacggccgggccaaaacagcgccccacgccgtatccgagatcaccacgcgcgccaaatttcaaacgtcgctactgaatataacaagttttcagccataaactcaacataatcatcatgtattatatatgaaaacatgcagaattaaacggtgcacataaagaaacttaaattaattgataatgttGAGATGGATGCATAAATATAGAggtaaaataactcatatataggctaaagcgagccaggacgcagtatgcacatcctcagatatggtacggggcacgcaaggacgcagtatacgcgtcctcgtgttgaaggggttaacaggCCATCTTGTCTACAAAAATGGTATaacgataatgacgatgatgataaactAGCACACACATGGGCATTGATAAAAAAGGTGTAGGAGACATAAAAGTGGGATGAGGGAACAGAAAACATGGATAAGAGTTGAGAGCTAAGAATGGAGAAGAATTAGTGCAATTCCTCCAAGGGTCAACACCAAAAGCTTGAGCACAATGCAGCCTAAATAACAATACACAGGTAAGGCACACTACTATATGAATAAGGTAGGAAGCCCCTTCAGACCACCACTGCAGATATCTGATGGCATTACCTTGAATGTTCTGGGGACACCCTCTTGTCGGCAGGCAATGTAGAGGGAGGCAGAGGCAATCGCGTCATTGCTGCGGCCCTTCAGGTTCTTGCCATCATGAACCTGTGGGTAAAAATGTCATTGTAGGAAGTGCCAGTAATGGAAAGACAGTATGTAAACAGTTTGAGAAGAAAATATTCAGATGCCTCTCCTTGAATTTTTCATATGGTCAAAATCATTGATTGACATTTTTTCTCATGGTCAGAATTATGGGTGGCAGCATGTGGAAGGTGTGAGATCCTACCCAAGCATTCCTTCTCCAGGGCTCcccacactcttccttccctcacctgttTGAACAGCACGTTGGCACGGTCTATGATGGTCTTGGGAAGGTTGATCTTGTCGGCCATGTTGCTGATTTCCCGGAAGGCATTGATCAGGGCACGGTCTGAACTGCTCATCTATGAGAAATGGAAAGAGCAATGGAAAATCATGTACATATGTATTTTCCAACAAtacctttctttctatattctataaatattttcatactgactgctcttctgaacttgctaactgcatgcctccccccctcccgcagccccgctgcacacgactttctactcgtgctcatccctatagctactgtcgaaaccccttatgcaagagtaaaccagcatctccattctttcatcccttacactggtaaactagacctctttcaagaagagtgtatcaagacacctctccatccaaaactgacctctcttttggctattctttactgttatctgttatgggagcagcgagaagcgggctttttttcttactctttttgttgcccttgagcagtctcctttgttgtaaaaaaaaaaaaaaaaggaaaacaaagactgAGAACATCTTTGGTCTAAAACTGCAAAAGGGAAAAAGATTTAAAGCAAACTTTTGGCATTTTGTAACTGGAGCAAAGGGTAGTAAAATGCTATCCAGGGCGAGTGACATCCTGGATACTAGTTTACCTTCACCAAGTTTTCCCTGGTACCCATATGTCAACCACTCCGAAATGGAGGACTAACAACTGGGTGAGGTGCATGCCGACTGCCCAGCCAAGATTCAAACCCGGGCCCCTGATTCATAGCTAGGAACGCTAACCAGTGCATCTGCATTAACTTGAGACCTATGCTCATGGTACAGCATTAAGAGATAAATTATGAAGCCTTTTCTTAACACTGTAAAGTGGGAACTCACTGATCTACGATTTTGGTATTTGGAATTTCCAAAGCTGTCCCCGCCTGAGCCCGGCCCGATGATGGTGGAGAGGTCGGAGCCGTTGAGCAGTGGGTTCTCCGGCCCACCAACACGGGACGGGTCATTGTTCGCCTTCTCATTGCTGAAGGTCCTCCACTCGGACCCAACATCTATCACCCTGCAAAGAAACAAAAGCATTTCAGTTTTAATACTCTTTTCAAAAGGCTCCAAACATGCTTGTTGTGCAAGTCTTGTTCTATCAGTGGCTGCTCCATTCTGTTCAGGCTCAGGACTCATAAATCATTCAGAAATATTCAGTCATAAGTATTCATTGCTATACCTCTTCTAGTTCTAAACCTAAccccaacattttttttcctatcttgaGGATGCTTAACCCCCACCAGTTTCTTGTCCCTAACCTTGTTGCACTCCAAAATCTTTAACTAGCTTTTTCCAATACCTTGTCCACAGGGAAACATTTGGGGCCCCTGCACACCTTACAAAACCTTGCTTAGTAAGCAAATTTCTTTCCTTAGAAATTCATATGAAGGCACCTTTTATATATCACTAGATTCACAAGGAATTTATCAATAAGGTGATTTTATAAAAACTCCATTATGAAAAAAATGTCGCGTATTTTTCACATTGGAAGTAATccaatagtaaaaagaaaaaaaggttctCAATATTGTGGCTCAAATGAACATTTTACACGCCACACCTGCACAACACAGAATGTGCACTTCCTTAACATGTGGCACATTTAATGGGTAAATTTATTAATCCTAAAGGGCCAGTGATGGATTTTTGTGGTCTGCCTTTTCTGCCATAATGTTGAAGTTTGCGTAGTGATTTTTATGTCAGTGTAACTcctaggctgccacacaactcTTCCGTGCCATTCTCAGTGTTTCCATGGCCGTTACAATAGCAGGAGGAGAGTTTTTTGGATCTTCCTTGTCTGATTCTGCGCCCGAGTATCCACAGCCAGTGACCTTGACATATTAATCAATATCTAGTTTGGCAATATGGTAAATGAAAAAAGCTGTCAATGATATATTTTGTTACTCCTACAAATGCACCGTCTCTCGGTACATTCCCCATTGATTTAATTCCAACAGGGGGCATCACTGCGTCAGCATCAAAACTTCTCTCCCTTGCAATCCTTACTCTATAATTCTCGGTTATAACCTGAATCAGACACAAGAACCACAATTGCCCTTTTAGGAAATGTAGGCAAactggaggagcaggaggagggggatgagcaGTCTTACTTGTCTTCTATGACAAAAAGGTTTGCACAAAGTAATAACTGGTGGtggtttataaaaaaaaatttgctgAAGGCTCAAGTTTACACAGAGATCACTCACACTTCCCCCCCAGAAGCAggggcaaagaaaaggaagacgaccTGCACCCTCACCTGCTCCCCCCCGGCCCTCATTCACTTGTGCCCCCAGCAGCCCACACTCACCT
This is a stretch of genomic DNA from Eriocheir sinensis breed Jianghai 21 unplaced genomic scaffold, ASM2467909v1 Scaffold1231, whole genome shotgun sequence. It encodes these proteins:
- the LOC126989603 gene encoding transcription initiation factor IIB-like, whose translation is MAGRSRFAEVCCPQHPESHLIEDYRAGDQICSECGLVVGDRVIDVGSEWRTFSNEKANNDPSRVGGPENPLLNGSDLSTIIGPGSGGDSFGNSKYQNRRSMSSSDRALINAFREISNMADKINLPKTIIDRANVLFKQVHDGKNLKGRSNDAIASASLYIACRQEGVPRTFKEICAVSKISKKEIGRCFKLILKALETQVDLITTGDFMSRFCSNLGLPTFAQKAATHIARKAVDLDIVPGRSPISVAAAAIYMASQASDDKRTQKDIGDIAGVADVTIRQSYKLMYPHAKELFPEDFKFSTPIELLPPL